The following nucleotide sequence is from Chloracidobacterium validum.
AGGGGAAATCCATTTTCCTGAAGATTTCTAACCAAAAACCTGGGCAGGTTGTGTTTGGACGGATTAGCCTCCGCATTGTCACCCGGTGCTTGGGGAAGCTTGTGCCGCGTCTGAAACACACAAAGACAAGTGGTCTTCACCGCTCCCCCAGCGTCGTCACTGAGCGCGTTGAATAGACTCATCTTTGACCGGTCGCGTCGGGTTGATTAGGAAGGCTTAGGTCTATAACTGCTCAAGCTTCAGGGCAGGCTAGTGCCAAGATGGAGCGCACACCACCTTACCACGCCGTTCTGTTGACTCGGCGGTGTTGTGCCGCATGAGTACAGGGCACAGGAGTCACCCTGATCGTCACGCTGGATGACTTGAGTCCATCGAATCAACGGCTGCCTGCCATGCCTCCAACAGCTTCGTGAGTTGATCCTGGAACCAACTTAGGTCTTTTGGTTGCTTATTGAAACCGGCATGCTGGATGTCATTCCGCATTGCAGTCACGCTACGAGCAAGGGACCTGTTTGACTGCCTCCAGTCACCTTCTTGCTTTTTCCGTGCTTCTCTATCCAGCTCCGGTCCCGGGTGATCCGCATCATTCGGCGCGTTGAGGGTGATCCAGCCTTCACGGAGGATCGAGATCGCCTCACTGTAGCGTCCTATCTTCTGATAGAGCCGAGCCAGAGCGAGAAGAGACCGCTGCCCTTGCGCGGAAGACAGCCTGGCGCCACCAGTTCGCAGCGGCTCGACCATGGCTTGCACCTGTTCAAGCACCCGCGCCAGTGCCGGTAGATGTTGAGTGACCTCACCCTTCGTTTGCTCGATGACATCGTAGAGATGCTGGGCTGAAGGTTGTTTCCCAGTCAGCAGCGAGCCGGTTCGGATCGTCGTGAAGTCATCACTGAAGCTCTGGATTGCTTTAGCCAGTTTTGGAAGTTGAGAGAAGCCTAGTTTTGCTCCCGTGCCGGCCAGCTCTTTGTTGAGAGCCCGACCAAGTTTTTCCGTTTCACTGGCCACCTCGTCCGCTTGCCCGGTCCGTAGAAGCATCATGAGACTCCGCGACCACGAGAGCACTTCCAGGAATGGGGTCAGTTCCCAGATCGGGCTTGCTTGTTCAGACCCACGATACTCACCATAGACCACGCGAATCTGTGGCGGGTTTGGCAGAACGGATTGAACATACTGAATGCAGGCTGCCGCGAAGAACGGCTGCATGCGAAAACCGTGAGTAATATCGAGTAAAACAGAACCACTACTGGTACGGATGACCTCGACGATAGCCTCGAACATCTGCCAGAGCTGCTGTGACTCGCCGCCGGTCGGAACATCAACTCTTTGGGGGACAGGCTGTCCGGCGGCTGAAAGCTCCTGGGTCAGTGTTTTCCCGTGCTGGTTCCAGGCCTCTGTCGTAGCGATCAGGTGAATTTCTTCGGGCTTGGCGAGCGATGCCAAGGCACAGGCGACATATCGCGTCTGGTGAGATTGGTTCTCGAAGAGATAGGTGGTCTCATTGTAGTTGCCCGTTCCAAGGAAGCTCATCAGCCGCATAAGGGATTCTCACTTCTTGCTCGGCGTTGGCCACCTGAACCCGACTTGGGTGTCGTCAATGTATGCAATCACGAGTTGAACCAGCTCACCCGGTTGCTTGTCGGCAGGCACTTGGTCGCTGTTTTGAATCGGGCCCTGCTGCGCGTGGCCTTTGATCCGGGCACGCCAACCGCCTTTTTTCGTTCGTTCTTCTAGCAACTCAGCTTCAACGACATCGTTTGGCTTGCCCTTG
It contains:
- a CDS encoding TM1812 family CRISPR-associated protein, with translation MRLMSFLGTGNYNETTYLFENQSHQTRYVACALASLAKPEEIHLIATTEAWNQHGKTLTQELSAAGQPVPQRVDVPTGGESQQLWQMFEAIVEVIRTSSGSVLLDITHGFRMQPFFAAACIQYVQSVLPNPPQIRVVYGEYRGSEQASPIWELTPFLEVLSWSRSLMMLLRTGQADEVASETEKLGRALNKELAGTGAKLGFSQLPKLAKAIQSFSDDFTTIRTGSLLTGKQPSAQHLYDVIEQTKGEVTQHLPALARVLEQVQAMVEPLRTGGARLSSAQGQRSLLALARLYQKIGRYSEAISILREGWITLNAPNDADHPGPELDREARKKQEGDWRQSNRSLARSVTAMRNDIQHAGFNKQPKDLSWFQDQLTKLLEAWQAAVDSMDSSHPA